The following are encoded in a window of Vespa crabro chromosome 2, iyVesCrab1.2, whole genome shotgun sequence genomic DNA:
- the LOC124422189 gene encoding lysosomal-trafficking regulator isoform X6 produces MGKGYYISCGRSANHSHVDVNQSEAAAQEEILEEDPNLQEFAACDSYDVSSFEDDGRLKTVESEGEDDDEHHHEHLGMSSGSSDKLQILWDHFIHAEPLSYEKSSWLDIFLAELLAQVKEGRDVKDAVSFCSVGGGGVSTLVACELLSDVHELCAKKSEGGELVGLRRYLARDRGWRCLAVLHLLGVRGLSCGRELVALLVALYPVALQEDNSSDKSKESSIRNPYVKLHCNDDSVDTVIIVPYAKRRNIKSISRCVKSYEGNARISRKKSSNRKQGIGIRMASYNNKQKSLGTKTKRNTTKSESSESEFLTDGIDQARSLTLKIRLNPMDFEYFTSVVRSDEEQKWQAALYELPARPAKKIPLDYIDERIKEVLNATMNNFETSFLIIQLLQGLRDYDTPAEQTPAVQVLKFALDTIWSLQFGIDGTGLTRIECATLKAAAARLMLIALERVLRADEPTTAVIHNGLLPMTLRLLEDACTKSIGSDLSPDEGSLLQEFIFATMYGIITFLYCLLHQRSANVDNLSDFFELFRLFAESQDGKLIEKTILAIVSLPSADPTRSVVRAKKIIDMIGALTSGLKRVRRDIAHMSLCHRNKHKFCVDNIQSHHHSDVLGLPYTESIVGVSILEQACCVSSLFMTLTNLLKESYACVPELRIRLLKVTTAAGTCCCFSPKILLSSIVTFLKKRDYSTYNPAVILLERTLFKELGAYPVINNCETCNRPPNYSWEFLEMYKELLTPDDPKLSYIVIAHLLKVTPTSKFQVRQELLVRVFYPTFLKAKTYYNNDKECVAAKFLILSCLSLMSNLIGNMQMWEKFIEMDGLKEVLVLLPDVTFTRSVYILLEVAVIMEIWNSNCHEADTLRETEEIALKSLFKFLENETSDLLNILEELEKNQSKENPEKSWENENAYGPTKVNVESEEIEIIVQSENSSLEVLEIDNQSCINENVQPKLNYNSETMIILETSDIASITTGKEINLQKASAVWRATAGVALCSPNFRLELSSHPIANEALKLFRSLAINVATDNIHDILLLSDTNKSAYKLFEALITCCLTCSLCGCDVAMELRKVLMQTGVRLGHGIATIIEALLKVSMLKPAHEQTIPQQPRARLPTMNLDTLPDCGAEDSSTGEYVTADDGYEADIEIPGKSCHSNVTKKSGSIGPVVEPRGHANAHPALCTLAIDLLIHFSKQDLDAERRSIVTNGLRKLAITCRESVSSCAALAGSGVITKMLNGFKDIFTSNDPQYQDLQHAALEVFTLLATQAISSTELDTYLSFFKVKKPPMSLLLEPLYHLVITARPQPNFILSFPVECDTQKILKSQPDENKSLEKAENLVNNFKKKHLSMGICSPWSVHATCLPVGPELTWSVWLLGCSASMWLRVERGFPFNNRGTIMSTAPLLNTNSESLSDWGILSDNWSREGRKTFDLFLGTPAVAGSSSPPTPASIIHLMSIGMEYLVLEIWLDFRSDKLILRLTRPDDKTNRTVSETSISGILPSGRWHHLAINFKDTILNKRSAVIDVVIWIDGWKEINAQLPFDGILVRKPGTTCILLGQIGSTSIGAWYLGNLMVFRYPVFTKERALYLASLGPNFTNLADCILNMAKPDFAPLITSGALNDVREIKFEGGKFDTSRRKSYGGTYLRRAVETKVLENKIDWESVMDATNSQLGELQDALLLSYEAQNPNIVHLYPQAIANPAVVRNLFPGHPGFRVVSAPEHRVSQQPPLSIAPILTTCLECQQYRGLIPAASLMGGVPIFLFLFARVVELNSTEEEQALAFSIVLHLTRSDSELLNQYRAEGGTSLLLRVLESPHCHAGRHMLKAMLDAACDSSILIKDIGSGNPSISQNCEAVITDPELVKGALTAWRTWAKSDTLNLLLQAILLLLRDQHSQREFNAFQLNRVGIVDTILMLCKEHFMYEDLGAILEPSIGSVVVELIRALMGAPPEFEHLVAITDYLVLVHQASETYITHSKHNIYFLLPPLTEGKVNIRKYLTVTSSSSEESIGILENSKLNKALTNVQIQKSKTIKRKERRNDQSKDTSAGEDSGIAASDGSNLQTNEKQSTYIDERKACQGLVCEGLLLLLRDAIRVLPDSQVGPVLKHVLRAEVLLVLANNPDARVRTALIKVIQTYLQRASDEEVNKFIKQKYFLHLANQISLYPGSESLINALENLALRGPTLAAMPPLMAMIAKTAAIESNIAHPIISFITDIIAKNSNALRMILEQGLIECLVQALIATAHRGNSTSLNHDIHVLLVAIATKLLESPGNHQMQAVLELHLILNHMELKEMSECNKCTMCIPVIRDAQVALFDGELDALTAKISTHSGFRLRSTASYLASASYLTTVLTTSSEQSDHGSRSSSYGSLHGTSISVVRETGKGELYDRFRMVLTRAVEFVTAADESPSGNELQLTRRLFSILLHGLCDPLERKNHWSSAWFTKPALRKYTAKLMVWLLGPHQSNNTRIYAVRSLMEEPKAHEILLSLLEVHPQVEQRFTVFFWDLLQRDEMSSADARMCAEFREALRIWDLAKSIEQASPGIWNEELALLRRELMRDRDIWIDANLPAIYRISNRFDGLAKQLTDSAMTITRTVVEEQNRERKVLMERLKHARAMEAQSVEKWRDLAKRLTHERALWHFPESYPCSWELDPTEGPARVRIRLQRCHLDIDERFFLAEHKDKLGVSKIEAPLSYLFSMSRQDINASTLIERLHTSERIRKMSQAKVVTPRAELAGEVLIGETCLYFVPDNPDVPLHTDIALGGLDLAMAGGTAWRLEDIRELHKRRYQLQERAIEIFLITGRTYLLAFNSSKERDEFATELSTCNLPRRIPGDDLGEAIALWRSGALTNWEYITCLNKLAGRSYNDLMQYPVFPFVLSDYINDKIDLNNPKIYRNFKRPMAVQDKKNEQHYINNYNYLKQALSEGLNLIALNQEPFHYGSHYSNSGTVLHFLVRLPPFTSMFLCYQDDNFDIPDRTFHALATTWRLTSCDSTTDVKELIPEFFYLPEFLLNFEGFNFGVRQNGNRVSDVELPKWCGGDARLFILAHRAALEADLVREVLPYWIDLVFGFRQTGRPAVEAINVFHPATYYGFNVEQIADPLERQAWETMVRTYGQTPAQLFRNSHPLPIQNLGTVVASTLIPQVIEGVEGIKWGNYVGAPGNEPVLCWKHKHRTLLSYLIPLATGDVFGLPNCTTLLIGYAKEKGTSMFSGMSVLGAALASWGGNDGIARLKCKKEQPPKPLTKSSGLDPITILASAPDCGQLWTGYLSGKITVHTYNIGTSGKIEFSSIPASVLLAHRNRVTAISLSRVFSIAVSGDGNGVIVIWDLNSLSYIRSIVCDYKYSIHLLSISETLGDIAVTYEIFNKADKKDLAVRSELRVYTINARSVGSVLSKSRITALCYSNAPEGVSVNVVATGLDNGVIRLWSSWDLRLVREIINTAKGCGAIIAIAWALDQHHLYAATEDCTVLIWEGSKRLSNGTPKFVNLTSL; encoded by the exons ATGGGGAAGGGGTATTACATAAGCTGTGGTAGATCGGCTAATCACTCACAC GTTGACGTCAATCAATCCGAGGCTGCAGCTCAAGAAGAGATTTTGGAAGAAGATCCGAATTTGCAGGAGTTCGCTGCTTGTGATTCCTACGATGTGAGTAGCTTCGAAGACGATGGAAGATTAAAAACCGTTGAGTCCGAAggcgaagacgacgacgaacaCCATCACGAACACTTAGGAATGTCTTCAGGTTCTTCCGATAAATTACAAATACTTTGGGATCATTTCATTCACGCTGAACCACTAAGTTACGAG aaatcaTCTTGGCTCGACATATTTTTGGCAGAATTACTTGCTCAAGTGAAGGAAGGTAGAGACGTGAAAGATGCCGTTTCCTTTtg ttCAGTCGGTGGTGGTGGAGTATCTACACTCGTGGCATGCGAATTGCTTTCGGACGTACATGAACTCTGTGCGAAAAAAAGTGAAGGCGGTGAATTGGTCGGCTTGAGAAGATATTTAGCTCGAGATCGTGGCTGGCGTTGTTTAGCAGTCTTGCATTTGTTGGGTGTACGTGGATTATCGTGTGGTCGTGAGCTTGTTGCACTGTTAGTAGCATTATATCCAGTCGCTCTTCAAGAAGATAATTCTTCAGATAAGTCGAAAGAATCGTCTATTCGCAATCCTTACGTTAAGCTTCATTGTAACGACGACTCAGTCGATACGGTGATCATAGTGCCTTACGCTAAGCGAAGAAACATCAAGTCAATAAGTCGCTGCGTTAAAAGTTACGAAGGCAATGCAAGgatatcaagaaaaaaaagtagtaaCCGTAAGCAAGGTATCGGCATTAGAATGGCATCgtacaataataaacaaaaatcttTGGGAACCAAAACAAAACGTAACACGACAAAAAGCGAGAGCAGCGAGTCGGAATTTCTGACGGACGGTATCGATCAGGCACGTTCATTGACCCTAAAAATACGTTTAAATCCGATGGATTTTGAATACTTCACGTCAGTAGTCAGAAGTGACGAGGAACAGAAATGGCAGGCTGCTCTTTACGAGTTACCTGCACGACCAGCGAAGAAAATTCCTTTGGATTATATAGATGAGAGAATCAAGGAAGTGTTGAATGCAACGATGAATAATTTCGAGACTAGTTTCTTGATCATACAATTGCTTCAAGGATTAAGGGACTATGATACACCTGCCGAACAAACGCCAGCCGTGCAAGTGTTAAAATTTGCTTTGGATACTATTTGGTCTCTACAATTTGGTATCGATGGAACTGGTCTCACTAGGATCGAATGCGCTACTTTAAAGGCCGCTGCTGCGAGATTGATGTTAATAGCTTTGGAACGTGTTCTCCGAGCTGATGAACCTACCACTGCTGTAATACACAATGGATTGTTACCTATGACTCTCAGATTACTTGAAGATGCTTGCACCAAATCAATTGGCAGTGATCTTTCACCGGACGAAGGCTCTTTACTTCAAGAATTTATCTTTGCAACCATGTACGGTATCATAACTTTTCTCTATTGCCTGTTACATCAGCGAAGTGCAAATGTTGATAATCTATCAGACTTTTTTGAACTTTTTCGACTGTTTGCCGAAAGTCAAGACGGTAAACTCATCGAGAAAACCATCTTGGCGATCGTTAGTTTACCGAGTGCTGACCCAACAAGATCTGTCGTACGTgcaaaaaaaatcattgatatgATCGGTGCCCTAACGAGTGGCCTAAAAAGGGTTCGACGAGATATCGCACATATGAGCCTATGTCACAGAAACAAACACAAATTTTGTGTAGATAACATTCAATCGCATCATCATTCCGATGTTCTTGGATTACCTTACACTGAATCAATCGTTGGTGTCTCGATCCTCGAACAAGCTTGTTGTGTGTCCTCACTTTTCATGACTCTAACTAATCTTTTGAAGGAATCTTATGCCTGTGTACCAGAGTTACGAATCAGATTATTAAAAGTGACGACGGCTGCTGGTACCTGTTGTTGTTTTTCACCAAAAATCCTTCTCTCGAGTATTGTCACTTTCCTGAAGAAACGTGATTACTCGACTTACAATCCAGCCGTTATTCTTCTCGAACGAACTCTCTTCAAAGAACTCGGTGCTTATCCGGTGATTAATAATTGTGAAACTTGCAACAGGCCACCTAATTATTCTTGGGAATTTTTGGAAATGTATAAGGAATTGCTAACACCTGATGATCCAAAGCTATCGTATATCGTAATTGCACACTTGCTGAAAGTAACGCCAACTTCAAAATTTCAAGTTAGACAGGAACTTCTCGTTCGTGTTTTTTATCCAACATTTTTGAAAGCCAaaacttattataataatgataaggaaTGCGTTGCTGCtaaatttcttattctttcttgcCTGTCCTTAATGTCAAATCTGATAGGAAACATGCAAATGTGGGAAAAATTTATAGAGATGGATGGATTAAAAGAAGTATTGGTTTTATTACCGGATGTAACGTTTACTAGAAGTGTTTATATTCTTCTAGAAGTGGCGGTGATCATGGAAATTTGGAATTCGAATTGCCATGAAGCTGATACTCTCAGAGAAACCGAAGAGATAGCATTGAAATCTTTGTTTAAATTTCTCGAAAATGAGACGAGCGATTTGTTGAACATATTAGAGGAACTTGAAAAAAACCAATCAAAGGAAAATCCAGAAAAATCATGGGAAAATGAAAATGCTTATGGACCTACAAAAGTAAATGTGGAAAgtgaagaaatagaaataattgtaCAATCGGAAAACTCTTCTCTTGAAGTTCTTGAAATAGATAATCAATCTTgcataaatgaaaatgttcaaccaaagttaaattataattcagaaacaatgattatattagAAACATCGGACATAGCGTCAATAACCACtggtaaagaaattaatttacagAAAGCAAGTGCAGTATGGAGAGCCACAGCTGGAGTTGCATTATGCAGTCCTAATTTTCGTCTAGAATTATCTTCACATCCAATAGCTAATGAagctttaaaattatttagatcATTAGCTATTAATGTTGCTACTGATAACATACATg ATATACTTTTACTTTCAGATACTAATAAATCAGCGTATAAGCTGTTTGAAGCTTTAATTACTTGCTGCTTAACATGCTCGTTGt GTGGTTGTGACGTAGCGATGGAGTTGAGAAAAGTATTAATGCAAACAGGAGTTAGACTTGGTCATGGAATAGCAACCATTATTGAAGCTTTGCTTAAAGTTTCCATGTTAAAACCTGCTCATGAACAAACTATTCCACAACAGCCTCGTGCTAGA TTACCTACTATGAATTTGGATACTTTGCCGGATTGTGGTGCTGAAGATAGTAGCACCGGAGAATATGTAACTGCTGATGATGGTTATGAAGCAGATATTGAAATACCAGGAAAAAGTTGTCATTCTAATGTAACAAAAAAGAGTGGCTCTATAGGACCAGTTGTTGAACCACGAGGTCATGCAAATGCACATCCAGCTTTATGCACATTAGCAATAGATTTGCTTATTCATTTCAGTAAGCA agACTTAGATGCTGAAAGAAGATCTATAGTGACTAATGGATTAAGAAAATTAGCAATTACGTGCAGAGAAAGCGTTTCAAGTTGCGCTGCTCTTGCGGGATCTGGTgtaattacaaaaatgttaaatgGATTCAAGGACATATTCACTAGCAATGATCCTCAGTATCAAG ATTTGCAACATGCTGCATTAGAAGTATTCACCCTTCTTGCAACACAAGCAATTTCATCCACGGAATTAGAcacatatttatcttttttcaaagTTAAAAAACCTccaatgtctttattattagaacCATTGTATCATCTGGTTATAACAGCTCGACCCCAACCGAATTTTATCCTATCGTTTCCTGTCGAATGTGATACACAAaagatattgaaatctcaaccagatgaaaataaatctctTGAAAAAGCTGAGAAtttagtaaataattttaaaaagaaacatttaagTATGGGAATTTGTAGCCCCTGGTCTGTACATGCAACATGTTTACCAGTTGGTCCTGAACTTACATGGTCAGTATGGTTGCTTGGTTGTTCTGCTTCCATGTGGTTACGAGTGGAAAGAggatttccttttaataataGAGGAACGATTATGAGCACAGCACCATTACTTAATACCAATAGCGAAAGCCTGTCTGATTGGGGTATCCTTTCAGATAATTGGAGTAGAGAAG GCCGAAAAACATTTGATCTTTTCTTGGGAACACCAGCAGTAGCAGGTTCATCATCACCACCCACACCAGCTAGCATTATACATTTGATGTCAATTGGAATGGAATATTTGGTATTAGAAATATGGCTCGATTTTAGATCAg ataAGTTAATTTTGCGATTAACTCGGCCAGACGATAAAACAAATCGAACCGTTTCTGAGACTTCCATAAGTGGCATCCTTCCTTCAGGACGTTGGCATCACTTAGCtataaatttcaaagataCAATTTTGAATAAACGTAGTGCCGTCATAGATGTTGTTATTTGGATAGATGGttggaaagaaattaatgcCCAATTACCCTTCGATGGCATTTTAGTAAGAAAACCAGGCACTACATGTATTTTACTCGGTCAGATCGGATCAACCAGTATTGGTGCTTGGTATCTCGGGAATTTAATGGTTTTtag ATATCCAGTTTTTACCAAAGAAAGAGCTTTATATCTTGCCAGTCTCGGACCAAATTTTACGAATCTTGCGgattgtattttaaatatggCAAAGCCTGATTTTGCACCTTTAATCACATCCGGAGCATTGAACGATGttcgtgaaataaaatttg aaGGAGGTAAATTCGATACAAGTAGACGAAAGTCTTATGGTGGTACTTATTTAAGACGTGCAGTTGAAACGAaagtattagaaaataaaattgattggGAATCAGTCATGGATGCTACCAATTCACAATTGGGAGAGTTGCAAGATGCTTTGCTTTTAAGTTATGAAGCTCAAAATCCTAACATCGTTCATTTGTATCCTCAAGCTATAGCTAATCCtg cAGTTGTAAGAAACTTGTTTCCTGGTCATCCTGGATTTAGAGTCGTATCTGCTCCTGAACATAGAGTATCTCAACAGCCACCATTATCAATAGCACCTATTTTGACAACTTGTTTAGAATGCCAACAATATAGAGGTCTTATACCTGCAGCAAGTTTAATGGGTGGTGttccaatatttttatttctttttgcaaGA GTAGTAGAGTTGAATTCTACCGAAGAGGAGCAAGCATTAGCATTTTCAATAGTCCTACATTTAACACGAAGCGATTcagaattattaaatcaatatcGTGCCGAAGGTGGTACATCATTACTTTTACGAGTTTTAGAATCACCACATTGCCACGCAGGTAGACATATGTTAAAAGCAATGTTAGATGCAGCTTGTGATAGTTCAATACTGATCAAAGATATCGGTAGCGGTAATCCTTCCATTTCACAAAATTGTGAAGCTGTGATTACTGATCCTGAACTCGTGAAAGGTGCTTTAACTGCTTGGAGAACATGGGCAAAATCAGAcacattaaatttattgttacAAGCAATATTACTTTTGTTAAGGGATCAACATTCTCAGCGTGAATTCAATGCCTTTCAATTAAATAGAGTTGGAATCGTGGATACTATATTAATGCTGTGCAAG gaACATTTCATGTATGAAGATTTAGGTGCAATATTAGAACCTTCCATAGGAAGTGTAGTGGTAGAATTAATCCGAGCACTAATGGGAGCTCCACCAGAATTTGAACACTTAGTTGCTATCACTGATTACTTAGTTCTTGTTCATCAAGCTTCAGAGACTTATATAACACATtctaaacataatatttattttttgttacctCCTTTGACTGAAGGAAAAGTTAATATACGAAAGTATTTAACAGTAACAAGTAGTTCTTCCGAAGAATCTATAGGAATATTGGAGAATAGCAAGTTGAACAAAGCTTTAACAAATGTACag atacaaaaaagtaaaacaattaaaaggaaagaacgtaGAAATGATCAATCTAAAGATACTAGTGCTGGAGAAGACTCAGGAATTGCAGCTAGCGATGGCTCAAATTTACAAACtaac gAAAAACAATCGACATACATAGATGAAAGAAAAGCTTGTCAAGGTCTAGTCTGTGaaggtttattattattgttaagagaTGCTATAAGAGTATTACCTGATAGTCAAGTTGGCCCTGTATTGAAACATGTTTTACGTGCAGAGGTTTTGTTAGTCCTAGCCAATAATCCTGACGCAAGAGTTCGTACAGCATTAATAAAGGTTATACAAACGTACCTCCAACGAGCTAGCGATGAAGAagtgaataaatttataaagcaaaaatattttttgcattTAGCAAACCAAATATCGCTTTATCCAGGAAGTGAGTCTCTTATTAATGCTTTAGAAAATCTTGCTTTAAGAGGGCCAACATTAGCAGCAATGCCACCATTAATGGCAATGATCGCAAAAACTGCTGCTATAGAATCGAATATAGCACATcctataatatcatttataacagATATTATAGCAAAg AATTCAAATGCTTTAAGAATGATCTTAGAGCAAGGCCTTATAGAATGCTTGGTGCAAGCCTTAATTGCTACAGCACATAGAGGTAACTCAACATCATTGAACCATGACATCCATGTATTACTTGTGGCAATTGCTACTAAGTTATTAGAATCTCCAGGAAATCATCAAATGCAAGCTGTATTAGAATTACATCTTATATTAAATCATATGGAACTTAAGGAAATGTCTGAATGTAACAAATGCACTATGTGTATACCTGTTATCAGAGATGCACAAGTTGCATTATTTGATGGTGAACTAGATGCATTAACAGCAAAAATCTCAACACATTCTGGATTTAGATTACGTAGTACAGCTTCTTATCTTGCTTCGGCATCTTATTTAACAACag ttCTTACTACATCGAGCGAACAGAGCGATCATGGTTCTCGATCGTCCAGTTATGGAAGTTTACATGGAACTTCTATTTCTGTCGTAAGAGAAACAGGAAAGGGAGAATTGTACGATCGTTTCCGTATGGTTTTGACTCGAGCTGTTGAATTTGTAACTGCTGCCGATGAGTCACCATCAGGGAATGAATTACAATTAACCAGAAGattattttcgattcttttACATGGATTATGCGATccattagaaagaaaaaatcattggAGTAGTGCATGGTTTACTAAACCtgctttaagaaaatatacagCAAAACTTATGGTATGGTTACTTGGGCCACAtcaaagtaataatactaGAATTTATGCAGTAAGATCTTTAATGGAAGAACCAAAGGCTCATGAAATTTTGTTATCACTTCTTGAGGTCCATCCGCAG gtAGAACAAAGATTCACTGTCTTCTTTTGGGATTTGTTACAAAGAGATGAAATGTCGAGTGCAGATGCTAGAATGTGTGCTGAATTTAGAGAAGCTCTTCGTATATGGGATCTTGCAAAAAGTATTGAACAAGCATCTCCAGGAATATGGAATGAAGAATTAGCTTTATTACGACGTGAATTAATGAGGGACAGAGATATATGGATTGATGCAAATCTTCCAGCAATATATAG AATCAGTAATAGATTTGATGGATTAGCTAAACAGTTAACTGACAGTGCGATGACTATAACTCGTACTGTAGTAGAAGAGCAAAATCGAGAACGCAAAGTATTAATGGAACGATTAAAACACGCAAGAGCCATGGAAGCTCAGTCGGTTGAAAAATGGAGAGATTTGGCTAAACGACTAACGCATGAAAGAGCATTGTGGCATTTTCCAGAAAGTTATCCATGTAGTTGGGAATTAGATCCAACAGAAGGACCTGCCAGAGTTCGAATTCGTTTACAAAGATGTCATTTGGATATcgatgaaagattttttttggcAGAACATAAGGACAAATTAG gagTATCTAAAATCGAAGCACCTttgtcatatttattttcaatgagcCGGCAAGATATTAATGCGTCGACTTTAATCGAGCGTTTACATACCAGTGAAAGAATACGTAAAATGTCTCAAGCCAAAGTTGTTACTCCAAGAGCAGAATTAGCAGGCGAAGTATTAATTGGAGAAACGTGTCTCTATTTCGTTCCTGATAATCCTGATGTACCATTGCATACAGAT atagCCTTAGGAGGTTTGGATTTAGCCATGGCTGGTGGTACAGCCTGGCGATTAGAAGATATTCGTGAATTACATAAAAGAAGATACCAATTACAAGAAAGagctattgaaatatttcttatcacTGGGAGAACCTATTTATTAGCATTTAATTCTTCCaag GAAAGAGATGAATTTGCAACAGAATTATCTACTTGTAATTTACCAAGACGTATTCCTGGTGATGATTTAGGAGAAGCAATTGCATTATGGAGAAGTGGCGCATTAACAAATTGGGAATATATAACTTGTTTAAATAAACTTGCTGGACGTTCTTACAATGATCTCATGCAATATCCTGTATTTCCGTTCGTGTTATCagattatattaatgataaaattgatCTAAATAATCCAAAAATTTATCG AAATTTTAAACGACCTATGGCTGTgcaagataaaaagaatgaacaacattatataaataattataat TATCTAAAACAAGCTCTTTCGGAAGGCTTAAATTTAATTGCTTTGAATCAAGAGCCATTCCATTATGGATCTCATTATAGTAATTCAGGCACAGTTTTACACTTTTTAGTAAGACTACCGCCCTTTACCAGCATGTTTTTATGTTATCAAG aTGATAACTTTGATATTCCTGATAGAACATTTCATGCATTGGCAACTACATGGAGATTAACTAGTTGCGATTCAACCACTGATGTTAAAGAATTAATACCAGAATTTTTCTATCTaccagaatttttattaaacttcGAAG gaTTCAATTTTGGTGTACGACAAAATGGTAATAGAGTCAGCGATGTCGAATTACCTAAATGGTGTGGTGGCGATGCTCGGTTATTCATATTAGCGCATAGAGCTGCACTCGAAGCAGACTTAGTAAGAGAAGTTTTACCGTACTGGATTGATCTCGTGTTTGGTTTTAGACAAACAGGACGACCAGCAGTCGAAGCAATTAACGTTTTTCATCCAGCG ACATATTATGGATTTAATGTAGAACAAATAGCCGATCCTTTAGAACGTCAAGCATGGGAAACAATGGTTAGGACATATGGACAAACACCAGCACAGTTATTTAGAAATTCACATCCATTACCCATTCAAAATCTTGGTACAGTAGTGGCTTCTACCTTGATACCACAAGTTATCGAAGGTGTTGAag GTATAAAATGGGGAAATTATGTAGGAGCACCAGGAAATGAACCTGTACTTTGCTGGAAACATAAACACAgaactttattatcttatcttaTTCCTTTAGCAACAGGCGATGTTTTTGGATTACCTAATTGTACAACACTTCTGATAGGATATGCTAAAGAAAAAG gTACTAGTATGTTTAGTGGAATGTCTGTTCTTGGTGCTGCATTAGCATCATGGGGTGGAAATGATGGAATAGCAAGActgaaatgtaaaaaagaacaacCTCCTAAACCATTAACGAAATCTTCTGGTCTCGATCCT aTCACAATCTTAGCATCTGCTCCCGATTGTGGCCAATTGTGGACTGGTTACTTATCTGGTAAAATAACAGTGCACACATATAATATTGGAACTAGCGGAAAAATAGAATTTAGCTCGATTCCAGCCTCTGTACTTTTAGCTCATAGAAATAGAGTAACTGCAATTTCGTTGTCAAGGGTATTTAGTATTGCAGTTTCTGGAGATGGAAAtggtgttattgttatttgggATTTAAATAG TTTATCATATATAAGATCAATTGTCTGTGATTACAAATATTCCATCCATCTATTATCCATCAGTGAAACGCTTGGAGATATAGCAGTaacatatgaaatatttaataaggcTGACAAAAAGGACTTGGCAGTTCGATCTGAATTACGAGTTTATACTATAAATGCTAGAAGCGTCGGTTCTGTTTTATCTAAATCTCGAATAACAGCTCTATGTTATAGTAATGCACCTGAAGGAGTTTCTGTTAACGTCGTTGCAACTGGATTGGATAATGGAGTAATAAG ATTATGGAGTAGTTGGGACTTACGATTAGTTcgagaaattataaatactgCGAAAGGATGTGGAGCTATAATTGCCATAGCTTGGGCTTTGGACCAGCATCATTTATATGCAGCTACAGAAGATTGTACAGTTTTGATATGGGAAGGTTCAAAACGCTTGAGTAATGGAACTCCgaaatttgtaaatttaacATCACTttga